A genomic region of Papaver somniferum cultivar HN1 chromosome 7, ASM357369v1, whole genome shotgun sequence contains the following coding sequences:
- the LOC113298975 gene encoding glucan endo-1,3-beta-glucosidase 6-like has protein sequence MGRLCVFHVVVSLLVLSMGVGVVSGIGANWGTQATHPVPPDIVVRMLRENGIQKVKLFDADSDTLNALSNSRIEVMVGIPNDMLYGIATNMKAAVNWVKQNVSDHVDKGVLIRYVAVGNEPFLQTYNGTFLETTFPALRNIQAALIKAGLGSRVKVTCPQNADVYETTQAGLPSGGDFRSDIHQVMIDITKFLNDNGAPFTVNIYPFISLYIDANFPVDYAFFEGNGAPIIDGGISYTNMFDANHDTLVWALQKNGFANMPIIIGEIGWPTDGDRNANLMYAQRFNQGFMTHIATGKGTPMRSGPVDAYLFSLIDEDAKSISPGNFERHWGIFYFDGKPKYPLNLGTTNTGMLAPARGVVYLERKWCVMTPKASLDDPQVALSVSYACSLADCTSLGYGTSCGNLDTRGNISYAFNSYYQIQNQLDRACKFGNLSMVVTRDPSTETCRFGTMIEPYEGGSTELSAGYLQTVITLVVVTIVVLFS, from the exons ATGGGAAGGTTATGTGTGTTTCATGTGGTTGTTTCCTTGTTGGTTTTGTCCATGGGGGTTGGGGTAGTAAGTGGTATTGGTGCTAATTGGGGAACACAAGCAACTCATCCTGTACCACCTGATATTGTGGTGAGAATGCTAAGAGAAAATGGGATTCAAAAGGTAAAGCTGTTTGATGCAGATTCTGATACTTTGAATGCTCTTAGTAATTCTAGGATTGAGGTGATGGTGGGTATCCCTAATGACATGTTGTATGGTATTGCTACCAATATGAAAGCAGCTGTGAATTGGGTGAAGCAAAATGTGTCTGACCATGTCGACAAAGGCGTACTTATCAG GTATGTTGCAGTTGGAAACGAGCCATTCTTGCAGACTTATAATGGAACCTTCCTTGAAACAACCTTTCCCGCACTTCGAAATATTCAGGCAGCCCTCATAAAAGCTGGTCTTGGCAGCAGGGTTAAGGTTACTTGCCCACAAAATGCAGATGTATATGAGACGACTCAAGCAGGCCTCCCTTCTGGTGGTGACTTTCGGTCAGACATCCATCAGGTCATGATTGACATTACCAAGTTCTTGAATGATAATGGCGCACCCTTTACTGTCAACATCTACCCCTTCATAAGCCTCTACATTGATGCAAATTTCCCAGTTGACTATGCTTTCTTCGAAGGGAATGGGGCACCAATTATTGATGGTGGCATATCCTACACCAACATGTTTGATGCAAATCATGACACACTTGTATGGGCGCTGCAGAAGAATGGCTTTGCAAATATGCCCATCATCATAGGAGAGATTGGGTGGCCTACTGATGGAGATAGGAACGCCAATCTCATGTATGCACAGCGTTTTAATCAAGGTTTTATGACTCACATTGCGACTGGAAAAGGGACCCCAATGAGAAGTGGCCCTGTCGATGCATACTTGTTTAGTTTGATTGATGAGGACGCCAAGAGTATCAGTCCAGGAAACTTTGAAAGACATTGGGGtatattttattttgatgggaAGCCGAAATACCCGCTCAACCTCGGAACAACTAACACAGGAATGTTGGCTCCAGCTAGGGGAGTGGTGTATCTGGAAAGGAAATGGTGTGTCATGACACCAAAAGCAAGTCTTGATGATCCACAAGTTGCATTGAGTGTGAGCTACGCATGCAGCCTTGCTGATTGCACAAGCCTTGGCTATGGAACATCATGTGGGAATTTAGATACACGAGGTAACATTTCTTATGCATTCAACAGTTACTATCAGATCCAAAATCAGCTCGATAGAGCTTGCAAGTTCGGCAACCTTTCAATGGTGGTTACAAGAGACCCGTCAACAGAGACTTGCAGGTTCGGAACAATGATAGAGCCATATGAGGGTGGCAGCACTGAGCTGAGTGCAGGGTATCTCCAAACAGTGATAACTTTGGTTGTAGTTACTATTGTTGTCCTATTTTCTTAA